AACTTTTGCGCCGCTTTTGCTTAAGGCCTGAGGAATGCCATAAAAATAATCAATACCAGCAAGGGTATCGAAACCAAATAAACCATGTACCAATACAATGGGATATTTAGTTTCGGTATAACCTTTTTGGCTGGCTGCCGTAGCACTGCTACTTGCGTAGCTTGATATTGATAATATGCAAAGAATGAAGGTAATTAATAAACGTTTCACTTTTACTCTCCCTGTAAGAGATCCGATGAGTAAAATAACGTTAGCATGTGATTTGATGCATATATGATTAAGTGACATAAATGTGATCAAACAAATACTTTTAATGCGTAACTGCTGTGCCACTAACAATATGACAATAGATACTTGCTATTAAATAATCACTTCATTGAATAGGTATTATTTTAATAATACATGAACTCTTCTCGTTCATGGGGAGGGAGGTAGCGAATAGCTTTGTCGTCATCCGATCCGGTACATTTTAAATCAGCCAACACATCGTCATCCTTTATTACGTAAACACCCGCAACTTCAATTTTTTCTCGCTTCCCCAACTCTTCATCTATCCATTCGCCATTCATGATTCCTGAATATATGACATATTTATAAGCGTTATTTTTAAATGTTAAATGTCCCTCCCCACCACCACTATAGCTGGTTGCACTAAAGTGAACTGGTGAAACTAAAGTTAACTCTATGGCACCTAATTTTCCATAGCGATAAATCAATTGATCATTCTTAGCTGCACACACTGAAACGGTTTTACTTTTGATGCGACAAGAAAAAGATTCAATCTCTCCAGTGCGACACAAGCTTGAAGCCCAACTATTAGTCGTACAAAGTACAAATGACAGCGCTAACAATCCTTTATTACTCATTACTCACCACAAACAATTAATATCTTTAACAAACGTACAGTGTTTATATAGTAATTCTAAGAATAGATGCAACTATTGACTTCTAGCATCATGAGATCATGTATTTTCAACAAAAACGTTAAGTCGGCCAACCATGGCCGACTTTTAGCTAGAATAGAAATTAGAAATTAGAAATTATAGCTTGCCCCGAGCTTAGCATAAGTTTCATAACCTTTTGTTACTTGTGAATATTCACTTGAAAGTTCCACAAACGGCATAAAATCATATTCAGTCATTGTTACGCGAGCTTCTAAGTTTACCCACTGATCCTTGTGTAAATTCTTGCCTAGGGTGTTATTCATTTCTTTTACACCGATAACTTTTGCTTGAGCATAGAATGCATCAAGTTGCTTACCTGCATAATAATCTAAACGAATCTGTTTCGAGCGCTCATTATTTGTTTTTTCAATTTCAATATCTGCTCGAACACGGAAACCATTATCAAACAAACCATTAAACGGGCTACCTGATACCGTTAAACCGCCTTTAACAACATTAACAGCATTGTTTTTCTGCTCATATTCAAGTTCAGGAGTAAACTGAACTAAGCCATCTTTATTAAACTGGTAGCTTAGATTGGTTTCGGTACTTTGGGATAGACTTTTGAAAGAGGCATTAAAACCATCATAACCCACACCAACTTTATACCCCGTCACAGCAGGTTCAGCTAAACCGCTTGTATTAAACTTATGGTCAAACTCTAATAATCCACTTAATTTATTATCAGCTAAAACACTACCAGAAAATATAGCCGCTACAATAAGCAATACTGATTTAGATTTATTCATATACCCTACAAATTTATTTTAACTCAACAGCAAATAACACCTATGCTTACACAGCGTAAATACAGTGCTTGGTATTCGCCTCAATAGCCCTAAATTATGCATAATGATTTTTAAATACGTAAATAAGAACCTATAAGTAAGGCTAATAGCCCTTATTTAGGATCACTCTGCTACTGCTACCACTTATAATGTACTGCCGCGCTTAATCAAAATTAACGTGATTGCACTCTATGTTAAGTCTGACTAATAGGTCCTATTTCGCCCTTCTTTATTTCATTGGGTAATATTTAATCTATATAGCAGAGAGCTATTTTTTGTATAGGAGTAAATCTTCACTCAAATTAGATTAAGGTATCTATGGATTTTTCACGTCAACTCGAAATTGCAATGCAAGAATATGGAAATGGATGGTCTAAGCGTTGGCCTGAATGGGCCACTGGCAATGGGAAAGTAAAAGCATGTACACCCATACGCATGAAGCGTGAAATTCATGACTTTCGACTAAAAGAACGCAAAATAATACGTCTAGGGTCGTTTGTAGGCGGTGATGAGAAAACGAAACATCAGTGTCTTATTTGTGATCATGAGTTTTTAACCAAGCCCAATAATATCACCAGCGGTGGACACGGTTGTCCACGGTGTGCTCGACAGCGCAGTAATCGTAGCTGTCGTCATAGTCAAGAGCAGTATATAAAAAACTGTCTAGAACTTTCCGTTCGCCCTCTTGAAGACTACCGAGGTTCTGGCTCTGCCATTTTGCATGAATGCATAAAGTGTGGTCACCAATGGCGGGTAACAATCGGAAATATCCGACATGCAGGAGGGTGCCCTGGGTGCCGTTCCCAAAGTAAACTAGGTCAAAGTATTTGGAGGAAACGCAATTTAGATACTTAAAGAAGCTACCTAGATGACACTTTATAAAGTAAATTGAGTTCTGTCCTATGGACGCAACATGATACATGCTCTAGCACAACACTTTGTTAATCATATACTTTTTCATCTTAAATCATGATGAGACCACTCCCAGGTTGCTTATGCTTCCTGGGATTTTTTATTCATTAAATAACTGATAATACAAAAGTTAATGTATTAACTCATAAAAATTAACACATTATAAATAAGCAGTGTAATAGTAAGAGAGATAACTCAAAAGATAGGTAAATTAATAAACAGGATGGATCATATACAAGAAGATATTGATCTTATTTTCTACGATCAGGCAATTGCCACGATTTAAGAAACCCTTTCGCATTGAGTGTTGTCGTGCCGCCAGAAAAATCAATTAGCACTAAGCTTTCCAATTGAAACTGCCCATATAAATAATCCCTACCCTGCTGATTTTTTGGTTCAGCTAACGATTCATTTCCTTGGGGAGCTGCGTGGCAATAAACAATCATTTCAACAGGCATACCGTTAACCATGTAAATTTCATCTTCCATCGGTTTATCTAACTCGCAGACATCCACTTTACTTTCCATGTATCCAATAAAAATGGTTTGTTGGTTATCCTTCGTCTTATTTATTTCAGCACTATACAAACGCACTTGCCCCTTATGATCGATACTTTTGGTTAACGATAATGACGTAAATGGCTCACCAAAACTGGAACGTTCGGCACTTTCCTCTTCACTAGCAATAGTAAAAAATGTCATCACAACAATAAAAATAGGGATAGATTTCTTTATCGCTCTTTTCACTTTCTTCCTCTACTCAAAATGAAGCCTTCATTACTATTTATGAAGGTTTCATTGATATATCAATATATTGAATGAATTTAATTATCGTGAAATGGTAGGCTTTTATCTGTCATCCAGCATGCTTTTTTAACATATCGTCTAGATCGAGGTTCTCTATTAGATAAATTACATTAATACTAAAACCAAATGTCTAAAACCATTAACTACGCCAGAAAAAATCACAGACAATAAATAAGTGGAAAATGCGGAAATAGCTGTTGACCCGTCTATGAGGTAAGGGTTGAGAATACAGAACTCGGTTGAGAAGCAATCACTTCATTCAATAATTTTGTTTCTATGACCGATGCACTTATAAACTAAAATCACTATATCGGAGTAACACATGTTAAATAAAACACGCTGGGTAGAAATCATGAAAGCTGCTGGTCTTACAGATGAAAACATGAAGAATTGGCATCAACAATTCGAAGCAATGGAGCCAGAGGCACACCAAGCATTTTTAGAGTCACTAAATATTGATGCTGAGGAAATCAAAACTATTCGTCACTGGGCAAAAGCTTAATACTAACGTGCGGTTCAACCATTGAGCCGCACTGTACCCGACACAGTTGGTCTAAGCATAAAGGTATCGAGCTATTAACTGCTTGGTCATAACACAGCTTATATTCTCCATTATTTTTTGATAAACATTCAAATCTAGCGCTATTTATCACATAAAAAATACCTCCTATTATTTACTTTAACAGTCAGCATAAGTAAATACAGGCACCACAGAAGGATATCAGCATGACCCTTACCATAATTGCGAATATTGTTGCTAAAGATGACCATATCGAGCTGGTTAAAACAGAACTGGTAAAACTCATCAACACAACACGCGCAGAAGAGGGGTGTATCAATTACGACTTACACCAAGACAATGAAAATCCAACACACTTTACCTTCTATGAAAATTGGAGTTCACGTGAGTTGTGGCAAACACATATGGCTAACAACCACCTTGCCGACTACATGGCCGCAACCGAAGGTTGCGTCGCATCATTTACGTTAAATGAAATGACTAAAATCAGCTAACCAAACCGTCATCTCGCTAAATAATGAGCCAAGCGCCACAAAGGGGTGACATTAAATCAAATGTGATTTGTATCGATTATAGTTTAGATGAAACTGTAGTCGGTACATTTTATGAGATTGAAATACCTTACCTCATTTCTATCTCATCCTACTGAATACACCCAATTATAGTGACGACTCCCAAGCACTTTTCAGAGTAGAAAATAGCTTTCTAACTACACTCTACAATCACTTTTATTCATATAAAAAACACAATACTCAACGAAATACCCTTACTCTAGGTGCGACATTAGTTTTTTACTTCAATATAACCAAGTGCTTCAGATTAATTAACCATCTATTATTGTTTACTCTATCGCCTATTTATAAAGCAATCAGCAATGCATTGATATTATAGAGAATTAACTGGCAATTAATACTTTAGGGTTATAGTATTCAAGCCCTATTCAGCAAGTATAATTGAAACTAGATGCATCAACATATATGGAATGGATACCCCAAATGAAATGTAACTGTACTCAAGTGAAACGTATTCGTCGCAACTTCTGGCAACGTTTAATCTATACCTCGATTCATCAGTGCCAACAATGCGGAAAATTATTTAAATTATAAACCGCACGCATATTGCTTTACGTCAAACCAAAGGCCAAGTAAATAGCGAACAGCCCCTTGCTGATACTCTCTAATGACCACTTTTCATCAGCAAGTTAAGAGCACGACAGCAAAAATGTTGTGACCGAGTTTAGTGCTTTGTTCATTTAGTATAATGAGACCAAAAAGAGCGCAGAATAATCTCTGCGCTCTTTTCATTTATTTTCTCAAAGACAATTTCTACACATTATCGTCAACTAAGCTATGGTCATCTTGTTGAGCGGAGTGATCATCATTGTCATAGGATGAGCTATCATCCATCACATCTATGCCGCTATCTCTGTTGTCACCCTGCGTCCAGTCACCGCCTTGGCTATCCTCACCCGGCATCCCATGAGGGTTATCTTGCGCTTTTTGACCTGACTGCATGGCGTGCGCGTCATCAACATCAATAACTATCTCGCCCGTCGCGCCATCAACAGGCTCTCCGATATCTGTCTGGCCTTCGAAAGTTACCGTCGTTGTCCCTTCATGCTCATCGGAAAGTGTCATGGTTACAGGACGTGATAAATCGCCACTCACGGTATATGAACCATCATCATTCATAATACCGTTTGATATGGTGGCCCCTTCTGGCAACTGACTAATTTCAACTTGATCAACATCGGGATTATCAGCAACCTCATCAGGGATATCGACCCGTATCGTACTACCTGGTGCTGCAGTCACATCTGCGTCTTCTGGCTGACTCTCTTCTGCTGCAGCTTCGGTTTGATCACCCTCAGCGGTTCGCGTTTGCGTATCGACATCTTTTGCTTCGGGCTCGGTCAAAGGGACTTCAGGGGCAGGGGCAGGGGCAGCGTCAGGATCGCGATACTCATCCACCGTCAGGGTTAAATCATGCTGTGTTTTACTTTCGCCATCAGAGGTGGTGACATCGAGTTCAAGGTTTCCATCAAACTCTTCATCCGTCCAGAACATCCAGCCACCCTCACCGTCTTCGATTAAGGTGCCAGCTTCACCATGGTAATCCACGGCAGCCACATCAAGGCTGCCATCAAGTCCCAGCGAGGCCAAAATATCACTTGAGGTTAACTCAAGCGCTCCATGTTCATTGAGCATCAATGACGATTCAGGTTCAGCGACATTCACATTAAAGTGGCTGCGAATACTTTCTTGTCCATCAGAGGCGATAAAGGCAATTTGCGCTTCACCGCTGAATCCCTCAGCTGGCGAGAAACTGTACTCTCCCTCACCCTTTGTTTCTAATATGCCTTGCCCTGAGATTAGCTGCACAGACTCTATGCTCAACGTATCGCCATCAGCATCAGACAGTTGCGCCAATAGATCTCGGTCATCAAAGGTTAAGGTATTGCCTACATCAAGGTCTGTTGTGGCGATACTGTCTACCTGTGGTGATTCATTATCTGGCCCTTTTCCTCCCTCATCTTTGCTTGGCTTATCCTCCTTTTGATCCGCTACAGCGATGGTACTTTGCACATCAATCGTATTGCCATCATTTAGCACCTGATAGGCAAAATCGACATCCCCCGTAAAGCCTTCAGCAGGTGTAAACGACCAAGTACCATCATTGTTATCCACCAGTTCGCCCTGGCTGCGATCAATTAAATGAACGCCCTCAACCTCATCTCCTTTGCCCGCTTCTATACCCTCAGCCATAGCCAGTAAATCAGCCATGGATAGCACCAAGGTGTCACCTGCTGTGGCATCAAAATCAGCATACGACTCGGTTGGTTGCGAGATCTGGCTGGAGGACTCTTCACCATAATCGGCCGTTGTCGCTGATACTGTGATAAAGAAGCTGCCTGTAAAGTCTTGAGGCGGAGTAAGTGATAAGTCGTCCATGCTCCATGTTGTGACATCAAGCACTTGGTTTTCTTCTGTAATCACTATGGTATTCACACCATCAGACACTTCAAAACCAACAGGGAAGCCAGTTATGACTAAGTGACTCAGTTGTTCAGACACATCGATCATCTCAACATTTAAGCCAAGTAACCCCGAGGAATCTTCATCAAAAACAAGTGGCCCTTGATGATCCGTCGTGATCACCGCACCGTCAGCGACAGGACGAACATAAACAGGCATCTCCAACATGGTCGTTAAACCATCAGGGTCTTTTACTTCAACTTGCAGCTCAGCCGTACCTGAATAATCTTCTGCGGGAGTAAAGGTCCAACTACCATCTTCATTTTGTTCAACCTTTCCACCTTCTTCTCCTTCGGCTGTAATAATGCGAGAGATCACCAGATCATCACCGTCAATATCACCAAAGAGATCCAGCATATCGTTAGCATTAAAGGTAAAAGCACCATCTTCGTGGGTCGTTAGGTGAGCATTACCGCTGCTAAATGGCGCATCATTAACAGGCAGCACATCCACCTTCATTGCGCCTTCAGTTTTATCATCACCATCAGAGATGGTGTAATTTAGCTCTATTAGGCCATTAAAATCAGGCGGTGTAATAAGATGGTACATCCCATCTTGCTGAAGTTGTAATTGACCATTGGGCGGCTGCTTTAAGGACAGATCTTCTAACGTCAGTTTGTCGCCATCAGCATCGCTGGCTTGTTTGAGGATATAAGCAGGGTCAATCACTAACACTTGATCTTCATCGACATTGAAGTTCAAGCAAGGGGCAACAGGTTCGTCTTCCACAGGAGTGACATCGACAGACACTGTCGCTGTATCCGTCGAGCCATTACCATCAGAAACAGTGTAAGTGAACGAAGCTGGACCGTTGTAATCAGGTTCTGGTGTAAAGACGACATTGCCATCTTCATCAAGGTGTACCTTACCGTGGGTGTCATCCGTCGCTTCAACACTCACGATCGTTAAGGTATCACCATCAACATCAGTGTCATTAAGTAAAAGATCAGCAGGATCGATCACCAATTGACCATCTTCTTCAACTTCAATGGCGCGAGAATTAATGCCCTCTTTAACTTCAACAAGCTGGTCGGTCACATCCAGAGTTTGATCTGCGGTACTGTAATTTAGATCCAAATTCATGGCATGTGTCACTTCACTGCCATCAGCTTGAATCGTCGTCATCTGAATTTCTTCAGACATAGTACGAGACACCGTCATATTCTGCACCACATAGGTGCCATTACTGCCTGTTGTTCCTAGTGTAAAGTGATGCACTGGCACATCTGTGGTAAATACGTATTCATCTTGGTATTCACCCGACTCACGATAACCCCCTTGTGCATCTATGATATTGCCATCAGCATCATAGGCCTTAATCATCACTTCCGTGGCATGGCGGCTGGTTTCATCGAAATAACCACCCAGACCATCCAGTTGGA
The nucleotide sequence above comes from Photobacterium swingsii. Encoded proteins:
- a CDS encoding zinc-ribbon domain-containing protein, translated to MDFSRQLEIAMQEYGNGWSKRWPEWATGNGKVKACTPIRMKREIHDFRLKERKIIRLGSFVGGDEKTKHQCLICDHEFLTKPNNITSGGHGCPRCARQRSNRSCRHSQEQYIKNCLELSVRPLEDYRGSGSAILHECIKCGHQWRVTIGNIRHAGGCPGCRSQSKLGQSIWRKRNLDT
- a CDS encoding MerR family transcriptional regulator, whose protein sequence is MLNKTRWVEIMKAAGLTDENMKNWHQQFEAMEPEAHQAFLESLNIDAEEIKTIRHWAKA
- a CDS encoding putative quinol monooxygenase, producing MTLTIIANIVAKDDHIELVKTELVKLINTTRAEEGCINYDLHQDNENPTHFTFYENWSSRELWQTHMANNHLADYMAATEGCVASFTLNEMTKIS